The Helicobacter pylori genome includes a window with the following:
- a CDS encoding SRPBCC domain-containing protein, with the protein MITMNAIQWPEKWIPGETDNFVSNEVIVKGLDFNKVVQHLRDASCWEKYYKNSGNVHMHNQDNTILKDKTRFRFETFGFLVEAQVEEFELKDTILRLAWRGWNEAKGDEYLEVYHAWIVEKLDNDRVRILTQESQSGVPAKALAKSVPNAMLNDHQAWLDGLVAYSR; encoded by the coding sequence ATGATAACGATGAATGCGATTCAATGGCCTGAAAAATGGATACCAGGAGAGACTGATAATTTTGTGTCCAATGAAGTCATTGTCAAAGGTTTGGATTTTAATAAAGTGGTGCAGCATTTAAGAGACGCGTCTTGTTGGGAAAAGTATTACAAAAATTCAGGGAATGTCCACATGCATAATCAAGACAATACCATTCTTAAAGACAAGACTCGTTTCCGTTTTGAAACTTTTGGCTTTTTAGTGGAGGCACAGGTGGAAGAGTTTGAATTGAAAGACACCATACTGCGTTTGGCTTGGAGAGGTTGGAATGAAGCTAAAGGCGATGAGTATCTTGAAGTCTATCACGCATGGATTGTTGAAAAATTAGATAATGATCGTGTGCGTATTCTAACCCAAGAAAGCCAATCGGGAGTCCCTGCTAAAGCTTTAGCGAAATCTGTGCCTAATGCGATGCTAAATGACCATCAAGCTTGGTTAGATGGTTTAGTGGCGTATTCACGCTAA
- the queC gene encoding 7-cyano-7-deazaguanine synthase QueC has protein sequence MEQEICIISFSGGQDSTTLAVWAKKRFKKVCLVGFDYAQKHSVELECAQKIASLLQLPYEIIPLDFLENITHSALFKNSNDLIGHSHAQNKDLPNSFVPNRNAIFITLLHSYAQKLGASNIALGVSQADFSGYPDCKEDFIKSIEHALNLGSNTAIKILTPLMFLNKAQEFQMAKDLGALDLVIKETHTCYQGERKILHAYGYGCDKCPACQLRKKGYEEFESKKK, from the coding sequence ATGGAACAAGAAATTTGCATAATCAGTTTTAGCGGTGGGCAAGACAGCACCACTTTAGCCGTATGGGCGAAAAAGCGTTTTAAAAAAGTCTGTTTAGTGGGGTTTGATTACGCGCAAAAACACTCTGTGGAATTAGAATGTGCTCAAAAAATCGCTTCTCTTTTACAACTCCCTTATGAAATTATCCCATTAGATTTTTTAGAAAATATCACCCATTCCGCGCTTTTTAAAAACTCTAACGATTTAATAGGGCATTCGCATGCGCAAAATAAAGATTTACCCAACTCTTTTGTGCCTAATCGTAACGCCATTTTTATCACCCTTTTGCATTCTTACGCGCAAAAACTAGGGGCTAGTAACATCGCTTTAGGGGTTTCGCAAGCGGATTTTAGCGGTTATCCGGATTGTAAAGAAGATTTCATTAAAAGCATCGAGCATGCGCTCAATTTAGGATCAAACACGGCGATTAAAATCCTAACGCCTTTAATGTTTTTGAATAAAGCGCAAGAATTTCAAATGGCTAAAGATTTAGGGGCTTTAGATTTAGTCATCAAAGAAACGCACACATGCTATCAAGGAGAGCGAAAGATTTTGCACGCTTATGGTTATGGCTGCGATAAATGCCCGGCATGCCAATTGAGAAAAAAAGGCTATGAAGAGTTCGAATCTAAGAAAAAATAA
- a CDS encoding NAD(P)-dependent oxidoreductase: protein MKIGWIGLGAMGTPMATRLYDANLEVSVYNRTESKAAPLKEKGVAVYTNPIDLAAKVDLIFTMLSDKTAIDAVLVPEFWEQMSEKIVVNMSTIAPLESLSLEKTAQKHQVTYLEAPVSGSVGAAKAGALLILAAGEKEVVAQLKPIFAHLGSQTFYLGKVGQGTGAKLSINSLLAQMGVAYSEALLLAKHLGVDAESFLQIIGQSGMNSPLFQAKKGMWLQDSYPAAFSLKLMLKDIRLANNEAGETIKLPFLFKAQELYSQAEKSGLGEMDMAAVYHYLEKGEH, encoded by the coding sequence ATGAAAATCGGATGGATTGGACTAGGGGCTATGGGGACTCCTATGGCGACTCGTTTGTACGATGCAAATTTAGAAGTGTCGGTTTATAACCGAACAGAGAGCAAAGCAGCCCCCTTAAAAGAAAAGGGCGTAGCGGTTTATACTAACCCTATAGATTTAGCCGCTAAGGTTGATCTGATTTTTACCATGCTTTCGGATAAAACGGCGATTGATGCTGTTTTAGTGCCAGAATTTTGGGAACAGATGTCTGAAAAAATCGTGGTGAATATGAGCACCATCGCTCCTTTGGAGAGCTTATCTTTAGAAAAAACCGCTCAAAAGCATCAAGTAACTTACCTTGAAGCGCCTGTTTCGGGATCAGTTGGTGCGGCTAAAGCTGGGGCTTTATTGATTTTAGCGGCAGGTGAAAAAGAAGTGGTTGCTCAACTCAAACCTATTTTTGCACATTTGGGGAGTCAAACCTTTTATTTAGGAAAAGTTGGTCAAGGGACAGGAGCTAAACTATCCATTAATAGCCTTTTGGCTCAAATGGGGGTTGCTTATTCAGAAGCTTTGCTATTAGCCAAACATTTAGGGGTTGATGCAGAGTCATTTTTGCAAATTATTGGCCAATCTGGCATGAATTCGCCTCTCTTTCAAGCTAAAAAAGGCATGTGGCTACAAGATAGCTATCCGGCCGCTTTCAGCTTGAAACTCATGCTCAAAGACATTCGTTTAGCTAACAATGAAGCAGGAGAGACGATAAAGTTGCCATTCTTATTCAAGGCACAAGAACTTTATTCTCAAGCGGAAAAATCCGGTTTAGGCGAAATGGATATGGCAGCCGTTTATCATTATTTAGAAAAAGGAGAACATTAA
- the frxA gene encoding NAD(P)H-dependent flavin oxidoreductase FrxA, producing MDREQVIALQHQRFAAKKYDPNRRISQKDWEALVEVGRLAPSSIGFEPWKMLLLKNERMKEDLKPMVWGALFGLEGASHFVIYLARKGVTYDSDYVKKVMHEVKKRDYDTNSRFAQIIKNFQENDFKLNSERSLFDWASKQTYIQMANMMMAAAMLGIDSCPIEGYDQEKVEAYLEEKGYLNTAEFGVSVMACFGYRNQEITPKTRWKTEVIYEVIE from the coding sequence ATGGACAGAGAACAAGTGATTGCTTTACAGCACCAACGATTTGCTGCAAAAAAATACGATCCTAATCGTCGTATTTCCCAAAAGGATTGGGAAGCTTTGGTTGAAGTGGGGAGATTAGCCCCTTCTTCAATCGGGTTTGAACCATGGAAAATGCTTTTATTGAAAAATGAACGCATGAAAGAAGATTTAAAACCGATGGTCTGGGGGGCGCTTTTTGGTTTAGAGGGAGCGAGCCATTTTGTCATTTATCTTGCGCGAAAGGGCGTTACTTATGACAGCGATTACGTTAAGAAAGTGATGCATGAGGTTAAAAAAAGGGATTATGACACTAATTCCAGGTTCGCTCAAATCATCAAAAATTTCCAAGAGAACGATTTTAAACTCAATAGCGAACGATCTTTGTTTGATTGGGCTAGCAAGCAGACTTATATCCAAATGGCGAACATGATGATGGCAGCGGCCATGTTAGGGATTGATTCTTGCCCGATTGAAGGGTATGATCAAGAAAAAGTGGAGGCTTATTTAGAGGAAAAAGGCTATCTGAACACGGCGGAATTTGGCGTGTCAGTAATGGCTTGTTTTGGTTATCGCAACCAAGAAATCACCCCTAAAACCCGCTGGAAGACAGAAGTTATTTATGAAGTGATTGAATAA
- a CDS encoding CCA tRNA nucleotidyltransferase, with amino-acid sequence MFELNTELKELFDIYEKSPYELYLVGGCVRDCLMGITPKDYDLTSNALANESKELLLKHHFRVLETGIKHGTITALKNDQSYEITTFRIEKGHIKHRKPKELVFSAHLTDDLKRRDFSMNAIAYSPTKGLIDPFKGQNAIENQIIECVGKARLRFFEDALRILRALRFSATLGFKIAPSTKEAVFACKDLLKHLSKERLQSELNKLLMGKNAYEVAKEYQEILELVIQEKIENLGFLKNAPFNLELRLLGFFKHQKSLENLRYPKKTCVLFTQAKECHKAFLNIHNKTELKFLLKNYDSEPFNLALDFYALKNPKHALKIKGLLKEILNANEPFKKEHLALKGGALQSLGYQHQKIGEILNACLNLVIAHPKNNALEGLIKWVKDHYLPNDAINHSSIGRKN; translated from the coding sequence GTGTTTGAGTTAAATACAGAATTAAAAGAATTGTTTGACATTTATGAAAAATCCCCCTATGAGCTTTACTTGGTAGGGGGGTGCGTGCGCGATTGTTTGATGGGCATTACCCCAAAAGATTACGATTTGACCTCAAACGCTTTAGCCAATGAAAGTAAAGAGCTTCTTTTAAAGCACCATTTTAGGGTGCTAGAAACCGGTATCAAACATGGCACGATCACGGCTCTTAAAAACGATCAAAGCTATGAAATTACAACCTTTAGAATTGAAAAAGGGCATATCAAACACCGAAAGCCTAAAGAATTGGTTTTTAGCGCTCATTTGACAGACGATTTAAAGCGGCGCGATTTTAGCATGAATGCGATCGCTTATAGCCCTACAAAAGGGCTGATTGATCCTTTTAAAGGGCAGAATGCGATTGAAAATCAAATAATTGAATGCGTGGGGAAAGCGCGATTAAGGTTTTTTGAAGACGCTTTAAGGATTTTAAGAGCGTTGCGATTTAGCGCAACTTTAGGCTTTAAGATAGCGCCAAGCACTAAAGAAGCGGTTTTTGCGTGTAAGGATTTGTTAAAACACCTCTCCAAAGAGCGCTTACAAAGCGAATTGAATAAGCTTCTTATGGGGAAAAACGCCTATGAAGTGGCCAAAGAATATCAAGAAATTTTGGAGTTGGTTATTCAAGAAAAAATAGAAAATTTAGGGTTTTTAAAAAACGCGCCTTTCAATCTGGAATTAAGATTGTTAGGGTTTTTTAAACATCAAAAAAGTTTAGAAAATTTACGCTACCCTAAAAAAACATGTGTTTTATTTACTCAAGCTAAAGAATGCCATAAAGCTTTTTTAAATATTCATAACAAAACAGAGCTAAAATTTTTATTGAAAAACTACGATTCAGAGCCTTTTAATTTGGCTTTAGATTTTTATGCGCTCAAAAACCCCAAACACGCTTTAAAAATTAAAGGCTTGTTAAAAGAAATATTGAACGCTAACGAGCCTTTTAAAAAAGAACACTTGGCCCTTAAGGGCGGCGCGCTTCAAAGCTTGGGTTACCAACACCAAAAAATCGGCGAAATTTTAAACGCATGCCTAAATTTAGTCATCGCTCACCCTAAAAACAACGCTTTAGAAGGGCTGATAAAATGGGTTAAAGATCATTATTTACCTAATGATGCTATAAATCATTCGTCAATAGGCAGAAAAAATTAA
- the gltX gene encoding glutamate--tRNA ligase — protein MLRFAPSPTGDMHIGNLRAAIFNYIVAKQQHKPFLIRIEDTDKERNIEGKDQEILEILKLMGVSWDKLVYQSHNLNYHQEMAEKLLKENKAFYCYVSAEFLEREKEKAKNEKRPFRYLDEWAALEKDKCHAPVVRLKAPNHAVSFNDVIKKEVEFESDELDSFVLLRKDKSPTYNFACACDDLLYEISLIIRGEDHVSNTPKQILIQQALGSNDPIVYAHLPIILDETSGKKMSKRDEASSVKWLLNQGFLPVAIVNYLITIGNKVPKEVFSLDEAIEWFDLENLSSSPAHFNLKYLKHLNHEHLKLLDDEKLLELTSIKDKNLLGLLRLFIEECGTLLELKEKISLFLEPKDITKTYENEDFKERCLALFNALKSMDFQAYKDFESFKKEAMRLSQLKGKDFFKPLRILLTGNSHGVELPLIFPYIQSHYQEVLRLKA, from the coding sequence ATGCTTCGTTTTGCGCCTTCGCCTACAGGGGATATGCACATAGGGAATTTAAGGGCAGCCATTTTCAATTACATTGTGGCCAAACAGCAACACAAACCCTTTCTCATTCGCATTGAAGACACGGACAAAGAGCGCAACATTGAAGGCAAAGACCAAGAGATTTTAGAGATTTTAAAGCTTATGGGGGTAAGCTGGGACAAACTCGTGTATCAAAGCCATAACTTGAATTACCACCAAGAAATGGCAGAAAAATTACTGAAAGAAAATAAAGCGTTTTATTGTTATGTGAGCGCGGAGTTTTTAGAAAGAGAAAAAGAAAAAGCCAAGAATGAAAAACGCCCTTTCAGGTATTTAGACGAGTGGGCGGCTTTAGAAAAAGACAAGTGCCATGCCCCTGTGGTGCGTTTAAAAGCCCCAAATCATGCGGTGTCTTTCAATGATGTGATTAAAAAAGAAGTGGAATTTGAATCTGATGAATTGGATTCTTTTGTGCTTTTGAGAAAGGATAAAAGCCCTACTTATAATTTCGCTTGCGCATGCGATGATTTGCTCTATGAAATCAGTCTGATCATTAGAGGCGAAGATCATGTGAGCAACACCCCTAAACAAATTTTAATCCAGCAAGCTTTAGGCTCAAACGATCCGATTGTTTATGCACATTTGCCCATTATTTTAGATGAAACAAGCGGTAAAAAGATGAGCAAAAGAGACGAAGCGTCTAGCGTGAAATGGCTTTTGAATCAAGGGTTTTTACCGGTTGCGATCGTGAATTATCTCATCACTATCGGCAATAAAGTGCCTAAGGAAGTTTTTAGCCTTGATGAAGCGATAGAGTGGTTTGATTTAGAAAATCTTTCCAGTTCCCCAGCTCATTTTAATTTAAAATATTTAAAACACTTAAACCACGAGCATTTAAAGCTTTTAGACGATGAAAAGTTATTAGAACTCACTTCAATAAAAGATAAAAACCTCTTAGGGCTTTTAAGATTGTTTATAGAAGAATGCGGCACGCTTTTAGAATTGAAAGAAAAAATTTCGTTGTTTTTAGAGCCAAAAGATATTACTAAAACTTATGAGAATGAAGATTTTAAAGAGCGTTGTTTAGCGCTTTTTAACGCCCTAAAAAGCATGGATTTTCAAGCGTATAAGGATTTTGAAAGTTTTAAAAAAGAAGCCATGCGATTGAGCCAGCTTAAGGGTAAGGATTTTTTCAAACCTTTGCGCATTCTTTTGACCGGGAACTCGCATGGCGTTGAATTGCCTTTGATTTTCCCCTATATCCAAAGCCACTATCAAGAAGTTTTAAGGCTCAAAGCATGA
- the oipA gene encoding outer inflammatory protein OipA, with translation MKKALLLTLSLSFWLHAERNGFYLGLNFLEGSYIKGQGSIGEKASAENALNEAINNAKNSLFPQQNTKAIRDAKNALNKVKDSTKIANRFAGNGGSGGLFNELSFGYKYFLGKKRIIGFRHSLFFGYQLGGVGSVPGSGLIVFLPYGFNTDLLINWTNDKRASQEYVERRVKGLSIFYKDMTGRTLDANTLKKASRHVFRKSSGLVIGMELGGSTWFASNNLTPFNQVKSRTIFQLQGKFGVRWNNDEYDIDRYGDENYLGGSSVELGVKVPAFKVNYYSDNYGDKLDYKRVVSVYLNYTYNFRNKH, from the coding sequence ATGAAAAAAGCTCTCTTACTAACTCTCTCTCTCTCGTTTTGGCTCCACGCTGAAAGGAACGGGTTTTATTTAGGTTTAAATTTTCTAGAAGGAAGCTATATTAAAGGACAAGGTAGCATCGGCGAAAAAGCTTCAGCAGAAAACGCTTTAAATGAAGCGATCAATAACGCAAAGAATTCATTATTCCCCCAACAAAACACAAAAGCCATAAGAGATGCAAAAAACGCCTTAAATAAAGTGAAAGATTCAACAAAAATCGCTAACCGATTCGCAGGAAATGGTGGATCGGGCGGTCTTTTCAATGAGCTCAGCTTTGGGTATAAATATTTTTTGGGTAAAAAAAGGATTATAGGGTTTAGGCACTCTCTTTTTTTCGGTTACCAACTTGGTGGCGTTGGTTCTGTTCCTGGCAGCGGTTTGATCGTTTTTTTACCCTATGGTTTCAATACGGATTTGCTCATTAATTGGACTAACGATAAGCGAGCGTCCCAAGAATACGTTGAACGAAGGGTAAAAGGGCTCTCTATATTTTACAAAGACATGACCGGCAGAACGCTAGACGCTAATACATTAAAAAAAGCATCAAGGCATGTATTTAGAAAATCTTCAGGGCTTGTGATTGGCATGGAACTAGGGGGTAGCACTTGGTTTGCGAGCAATAATCTCACCCCTTTCAATCAAGTCAAGAGCCGCACGATTTTTCAGTTGCAAGGAAAATTTGGCGTTCGTTGGAATAATGATGAATACGATATTGATCGCTATGGTGATGAAAACTATCTTGGGGGTTCTAGCGTGGAATTAGGGGTTAAAGTGCCAGCCTTTAAAGTCAATTACTATAGCGATAATTATGGGGATAAATTGGATTATAAAAGAGTGGTGAGCGTTTATCTTAACTATACGTATAACTTTAGAAACAAACATTAA